A window of Clostridium sp. 'White wine YQ' contains these coding sequences:
- a CDS encoding S8 family serine peptidase, which yields MIDSSKLDTKINLLNKLPNQLIYKIASLAENEKINKGNIEVVVLFGNNMKEFSDSVNKIGATLEDLGYGFGIVTIKASDIRRVSELQGAQYIELPKVLFTSDFNSNKASCVIDAWNQYGLSGQGVLVGFIDTGIDYTHPAFNDEAGNTRIEFIYDLGEDRKVYTKAQIDEALKASDPLSIVNVTDPLEHGTHVAGIACAGGKLPRQNWGVAYKSSIAMVKTTRGGNLNYALSTQIMRGIKFLIDKSNELNRPLVINISLSSNDGAHNGTSLLEQYIETICRLERVAMVIAAGNEGDAAHHVGGELSEVNNITLSVSALEPALTLQLYKPLLTELSIEIANPLGQRTGQITLNEGYKELTIGADRCIIYNTGPKPFDINGEITISFLPGAEALPGGDWTIILRVLNNSLGLFDMWLPITEAINTSTKFLNPDVYNTLGIPATVQSAISVGSYNYLTNAFSSFSGRGKRFRISFDKPDIVAPGEGIRSTVPGGNFDIKSGTSMASPNVAGICALLLEWGIVQGKDPFLYGDRIKYYLSKGAKRERTEISYPDPSWGYGTDCLYNSLELLKSANVRNININDKNELIDEIRQNINVNTPQNIVQVPPQNQAPKVQQNIPQAQVPQIGQGAPQNQVPKVQQNIPQVQMPQVGQQLPPKTQIPNAQQNVQQNISPKQVQNTLPQVNLNLSDFDLNYVQYTGDIAGAISKIPDARVAVIDSFRAILVSFGRSVNDIMDELGEIIVYRSPGGMFTLNEISPSEAAGVGRFSSNEFLSLNGQGVIVGIIDTGIDYLNQEFMNEDGSTRIISIFDQSNSSGRKVENQPVGSEFTREQINRAINEKRAGRDPYAIVPTRDEVGHGTNMAGIIGARGISTQIDVIAPKCDFAIVKLINISERIRRRFCVYGSEPTYHTASIILAMNYLVRLSSSLERPIVIYIPLGSNMTGHNGLAPVERYIDEVSRIRGVIVVASTGNEGEGDTHTYGLIANKGDTSSIELNIDPKQKDIRFDIWIPKPDIYSLSIISPSGEIVDRIPPKLNESTQINFIYEQTKMFVQYFIPEVISGDQLITIVARNIREGIWIFRLTGEKVSIGKYDSWLPQRKIIAPETRFIRPNPYMTLTSPSTSREVISVAFYNQNFDSIEEKSGRGYPTNAEIKPDLAAGGINAITTAVGGGIETVSGASVAGAVVAGCVALLLQWGILKGNDPEMYSTKIRTYLTRGTSKREGDTYPNQEWGYGTINMKNVFDNIRGLEDLGTRESNVPQKINYLTLPGNRNFIIEYQGNIVNSLKKYPNTGIYLIDDKRAIISVPAGKIEEITRGIPEIIYVDTGGMYTLSDVSPAEASQATFFYNNIYLPLDGSGVIAGIIDTGIDYLNSEFINEDGTSKILAIWDQTIESNAQSSNVALGTEYKNEDINKAIQTRNSGGDPYSVVPSKDIIGHGTSMAGIISARGVDPNLRGIAPNSNLLVVKLREATKAVRDDFGVYGNVVGFRSTTIFLALRYMYEYSYKINKPIVIFLPLGSNNGAHNGQSTIERYIDDISSFSGITVVVPTGNQGNSNTHTSGIIKKTGDVGIIELRVGISQKDINLEIWISKPDKVAISITSPSGEVIRRIPPKLNEVLQVNFVFEETKMNIEYLIPEEVTGEEKIIITANNMKEGIWRFRLIGDLILVGKYDAWILPKEFLAPDTRFLSPDPNITLTIPSTASSAIGVAFYNQNNNSIVVDSGRGFTRSGEIQPCIAAGGINQITTAVGGGSKVVSGSSVAGAVVAGCCALLFEWGIVHGNDPTMYSSKVKTYLVRGTNKREGDIYPNPEWGYGIVNLKGVFDNIRGIFETRNREAPPPKKINYFIQEGNENRIAEYKGDIVSAISKYPGTGVFVLDFKRAVISMPYNKSEEIIRNIPEIIYADVGSIYTLCDISAIDASTAPSFHNSPYLQLDGSGVIVGIISSGIDYLNEEFINEDGTSRILNLWDQTIQSDVPNPNLIAGTEYTGEEINKAIQAKKNGQDPYAIVPSKDIIGHGTNMAGIIAAKGVNPELVGVAPASSLAIVKLNPITKAGREEFGVYGDVVAYRTSALFPAIRYLYQLSSRLKKPIVIYAPLCTNIGAHNGESITERYIDEISRYNGVVVVTPTGNQGNSSTHTSGIIQNTGDTSLIELRVGTNQKSIRFEIWISRPDKVSLSITSPTGEVIQRIVPKIKEKTEISFIYERTKMTVEYSIPEEITGDERITIFATNLKEGIWQFKLIGDLIVVGKYNSWLLQRELLAPETNFLNPKVNVTLTSPATSEEIISVGYYNQNNRSIVADSGKGYTTTNIIKPEIVAGGINQITTAVGGGTKSISGSCVAGAIIAGCSALILQWGIIEKNDPSMYASKVKTYLIRGTDKRPGDVYPNPNWGYGMVNLRKSFDNIRALENMAAIPVVAPVNMQEKKTFSKEIEYNIGNLFIRIPKIF from the coding sequence ATTATAGATAGTAGTAAGCTTGATACTAAAATTAACTTATTGAATAAATTACCAAACCAACTAATTTATAAAATTGCATCATTAGCAGAGAATGAGAAGATAAACAAAGGGAATATAGAGGTAGTAGTCTTGTTTGGAAACAATATGAAGGAATTTTCCGACTCTGTAAATAAGATTGGTGCTACCTTAGAAGATTTGGGATATGGATTTGGTATTGTAACTATTAAAGCCTCAGATATTCGTAGAGTATCTGAACTTCAAGGTGCACAATACATTGAATTACCGAAGGTATTATTTACTTCTGATTTTAATAGTAACAAGGCTTCGTGTGTTATAGATGCTTGGAATCAATATGGACTTTCAGGTCAAGGAGTTCTAGTAGGATTTATTGATACAGGCATTGATTATACTCATCCAGCATTTAATGATGAAGCTGGAAACACTCGAATTGAGTTTATATATGATTTAGGAGAAGATAGAAAAGTCTATACAAAGGCACAAATAGATGAAGCATTAAAAGCTTCAGATCCCTTATCTATTGTTAATGTGACTGATCCTCTTGAACATGGAACACATGTAGCAGGAATAGCATGTGCAGGAGGAAAGCTACCAAGACAAAATTGGGGAGTTGCATACAAGAGTTCAATTGCAATGGTAAAAACTACGAGGGGAGGGAACTTAAACTACGCACTAAGCACTCAGATAATGAGGGGTATAAAGTTCTTAATTGATAAATCAAATGAATTAAATAGGCCTCTAGTAATAAATATAAGCTTAAGTAGTAATGATGGAGCACATAATGGAACAAGTCTATTAGAACAGTATATAGAAACAATATGCAGGCTTGAACGTGTTGCTATGGTTATAGCAGCTGGTAATGAAGGTGATGCTGCTCACCATGTGGGAGGAGAATTAAGTGAAGTAAATAATATCACATTAAGTGTTTCAGCATTGGAGCCAGCATTAACTTTGCAGTTGTATAAACCTTTATTAACTGAATTATCAATAGAAATAGCTAATCCATTAGGACAGAGAACTGGTCAGATTACACTAAATGAGGGATATAAGGAATTAACTATAGGTGCGGATAGGTGTATTATTTATAATACAGGACCCAAGCCATTCGACATAAATGGGGAAATAACAATAAGCTTTTTACCTGGTGCAGAAGCATTGCCAGGTGGAGATTGGACAATAATTTTAAGAGTGTTAAACAATAGTTTAGGGCTTTTTGATATGTGGCTTCCGATAACTGAGGCTATTAATACTAGCACCAAATTTTTAAATCCAGATGTCTACAATACCTTAGGAATTCCAGCTACAGTACAAAGTGCAATATCGGTTGGCAGTTATAATTATTTAACTAATGCATTTTCGTCCTTTTCTGGTCGAGGGAAAAGATTTAGAATTTCTTTTGATAAACCAGATATAGTAGCTCCTGGAGAAGGAATAAGATCTACAGTGCCTGGTGGGAACTTTGATATTAAATCTGGTACATCTATGGCATCTCCCAATGTAGCAGGAATATGTGCACTTCTTTTGGAATGGGGTATAGTACAAGGAAAAGATCCATTTTTATACGGTGATAGAATAAAGTATTATCTTTCAAAAGGGGCGAAAAGGGAGCGTACTGAAATTTCTTACCCTGATCCAAGCTGGGGGTATGGAACTGATTGTCTTTATAATTCATTAGAGCTTTTAAAATCAGCTAATGTAAGAAATATTAATATAAATGATAAAAATGAATTGATTGATGAAATTCGTCAAAACATAAATGTAAATACACCTCAGAACATAGTACAAGTACCGCCTCAGAACCAAGCTCCTAAGGTGCAGCAAAACATACCTCAAGCACAAGTGCCTCAAATAGGACAAGGTGCACCTCAGAATCAAGTTCCTAAGGTGCAACAAAACATACCGCAAGTTCAAATGCCACAAGTCGGGCAACAACTTCCACCAAAAACTCAAATACCTAATGCACAACAAAATGTGCAGCAAAATATTTCTCCCAAACAAGTACAGAATACTCTACCACAAGTGAATTTAAACTTAAGTGATTTTGATTTGAATTATGTTCAATATACTGGCGATATAGCGGGTGCAATCAGTAAAATACCGGATGCAAGAGTTGCTGTAATTGATAGTTTTAGAGCTATATTAGTTTCATTTGGGAGAAGTGTTAATGATATAATGGATGAATTGGGCGAAATAATAGTTTATAGAAGTCCAGGGGGAATGTTTACCTTAAATGAAATTTCTCCAAGTGAAGCAGCTGGTGTAGGAAGATTTAGTAGTAATGAGTTTTTATCTCTTAATGGTCAAGGGGTTATTGTAGGTATTATTGATACAGGAATTGATTATTTAAATCAAGAGTTTATGAACGAGGATGGAAGCACAAGAATAATTTCTATTTTCGATCAATCAAATAGTAGTGGCAGAAAGGTAGAAAATCAACCTGTAGGAAGTGAATTTACAAGAGAACAAATAAATAGAGCTATTAATGAGAAGAGAGCAGGCAGGGATCCATATGCTATAGTTCCAACAAGAGATGAAGTTGGACATGGCACCAATATGGCTGGTATTATAGGGGCAAGAGGGATTAGTACTCAAATTGATGTTATAGCACCAAAATGTGATTTTGCTATTGTTAAACTTATTAATATTAGCGAAAGGATAAGAAGAAGATTTTGTGTTTATGGAAGTGAGCCAACATATCATACTGCCTCAATAATTCTAGCAATGAATTATTTGGTTAGATTAAGTTCTAGTTTAGAAAGACCAATTGTAATATATATTCCATTAGGATCCAATATGACTGGACATAATGGTCTTGCTCCTGTTGAAAGATATATTGATGAAGTCTCAAGAATAAGAGGAGTAATAGTAGTAGCCTCCACAGGGAATGAAGGTGAAGGAGATACTCATACCTATGGATTAATAGCCAATAAAGGTGATACCAGTAGTATCGAACTTAATATAGATCCTAAGCAAAAAGATATAAGGTTTGATATATGGATACCAAAGCCAGACATATATTCATTATCAATTATTTCCCCTTCAGGTGAAATAGTCGATAGAATACCTCCTAAACTTAATGAATCAACACAAATAAATTTTATATATGAACAAACTAAAATGTTTGTACAATATTTTATTCCTGAGGTCATAAGCGGAGATCAACTAATAACAATAGTAGCTAGAAATATAAGAGAAGGTATTTGGATTTTTAGACTTACCGGGGAAAAGGTATCTATAGGAAAATATGATTCTTGGTTACCACAAAGAAAAATTATAGCCCCAGAAACAAGATTTATTAGGCCAAATCCATATATGACATTAACAAGCCCATCCACTTCTAGAGAAGTAATTTCTGTAGCATTTTATAACCAAAATTTTGATTCTATTGAAGAAAAATCTGGAAGAGGTTATCCCACAAATGCTGAAATAAAGCCTGATCTAGCTGCCGGAGGAATAAATGCCATTACTACAGCAGTAGGCGGGGGCATAGAAACAGTAAGCGGAGCAAGTGTAGCTGGAGCTGTGGTCGCAGGATGTGTAGCGTTATTGCTTCAGTGGGGAATTCTTAAAGGGAATGATCCTGAAATGTATTCAACTAAAATTAGAACTTATTTAACAAGAGGCACTTCAAAAAGAGAAGGGGATACATATCCTAATCAAGAATGGGGATATGGAACTATTAACATGAAGAATGTCTTTGATAATATAAGGGGATTGGAGGATTTAGGCACAAGGGAAAGTAATGTGCCACAAAAAATCAATTATCTTACACTACCTGGAAATAGAAATTTTATAATTGAATATCAAGGAAATATAGTTAACTCATTAAAGAAATACCCCAATACAGGTATATATTTAATTGATGATAAAAGAGCAATTATTTCAGTTCCTGCAGGAAAAATAGAAGAAATTACTAGAGGAATACCAGAAATAATATACGTTGATACTGGAGGTATGTATACACTTAGTGACGTTTCTCCAGCAGAAGCATCACAAGCTACCTTTTTCTATAATAATATTTATTTACCTCTGGATGGTTCAGGAGTAATAGCAGGTATTATTGACACGGGGATAGATTATTTAAATTCAGAATTTATTAATGAAGATGGCACTTCGAAAATATTAGCAATATGGGATCAAACAATTGAAAGTAATGCTCAATCATCTAATGTTGCACTTGGAACAGAATATAAAAATGAAGATATAAATAAAGCAATACAAACTAGAAATAGTGGTGGAGATCCATATTCTGTTGTTCCATCCAAAGATATAATTGGACATGGTACAAGTATGGCTGGTATTATTTCTGCAAGAGGAGTAGATCCGAATTTAAGAGGAATAGCACCAAATAGCAATCTGCTAGTTGTAAAATTACGTGAAGCTACAAAGGCAGTAAGAGATGATTTTGGTGTTTATGGAAATGTTGTAGGTTTTAGGAGTACAACCATTTTTTTAGCATTAAGATATATGTATGAATATTCATACAAGATAAATAAACCAATTGTAATTTTTCTTCCTTTAGGTAGCAATAATGGAGCACACAATGGTCAATCAACTATAGAAAGATATATTGATGATATTTCTAGTTTTAGTGGAATAACAGTGGTTGTTCCAACCGGGAATCAAGGAAATAGCAATACACACACTTCTGGAATAATAAAAAAGACTGGTGATGTTGGAATTATTGAATTAAGGGTAGGAATAAGCCAAAAAGATATCAACCTTGAAATATGGATTTCTAAACCCGACAAGGTAGCTATTTCAATAACATCTCCTTCGGGTGAAGTCATAAGAAGAATACCTCCAAAGCTAAATGAAGTTCTACAGGTTAATTTTGTGTTTGAAGAAACAAAAATGAATATAGAGTATCTTATACCAGAAGAAGTAACAGGCGAGGAAAAGATAATTATTACAGCAAATAATATGAAAGAAGGAATCTGGCGTTTTAGGTTAATTGGAGATTTGATCTTAGTAGGAAAATATGATGCATGGATATTGCCCAAGGAATTCCTTGCACCTGATACAAGATTCCTTAGTCCGGATCCAAATATAACATTAACAATTCCATCTACTGCATCATCAGCCATTGGTGTAGCATTCTATAATCAAAATAATAACTCTATTGTGGTTGATTCAGGAAGAGGGTTTACTAGAAGTGGTGAAATTCAACCTTGTATTGCTGCTGGGGGTATAAATCAAATAACTACAGCAGTTGGTGGTGGCAGTAAGGTTGTATCTGGTTCAAGTGTAGCAGGAGCAGTTGTTGCAGGTTGCTGTGCACTATTATTTGAGTGGGGAATAGTTCATGGAAATGATCCAACAATGTATTCTTCTAAAGTAAAAACTTATTTAGTTAGAGGAACAAATAAAAGAGAAGGAGATATTTACCCTAATCCTGAATGGGGATATGGTATAGTCAATTTAAAAGGAGTTTTTGATAATATTAGAGGAATATTTGAAACAAGAAATAGAGAGGCACCTCCTCCTAAAAAGATTAATTATTTTATACAAGAAGGTAATGAAAATAGGATAGCTGAATATAAAGGTGATATAGTATCGGCAATTTCTAAGTATCCAGGGACAGGGGTGTTTGTTCTAGACTTTAAACGTGCGGTTATATCCATGCCATATAATAAATCTGAAGAAATAATTAGGAATATTCCTGAAATAATATATGCTGATGTAGGATCAATTTATACTTTGTGTGATATATCTGCAATTGATGCTTCAACAGCACCTAGCTTTCATAATAGTCCATATCTTCAACTTGATGGTTCTGGTGTAATTGTAGGAATAATCAGTAGTGGAATAGATTATTTAAATGAGGAATTTATAAATGAGGATGGCACATCTAGAATTTTAAATTTGTGGGATCAGACTATACAAAGCGATGTACCAAATCCAAATCTTATAGCTGGTACTGAATATACAGGTGAGGAAATTAATAAAGCTATTCAAGCAAAGAAAAATGGACAGGATCCCTATGCAATAGTTCCATCAAAGGATATTATAGGGCATGGCACAAATATGGCTGGAATAATAGCAGCAAAAGGAGTAAATCCAGAGCTTGTTGGGGTGGCACCAGCAAGCAGTTTAGCTATTGTAAAATTGAATCCAATTACTAAAGCAGGAAGAGAAGAATTTGGAGTCTATGGAGATGTTGTTGCATATAGAACATCTGCTCTTTTCCCAGCTATTAGGTATTTATACCAACTATCTAGTAGACTTAAAAAACCAATAGTAATATATGCACCATTATGTACAAACATAGGAGCACATAATGGAGAATCTATTACAGAGAGATATATAGATGAAATATCTAGATATAACGGGGTAGTAGTTGTTACACCTACAGGAAATCAGGGAAATAGCAGCACTCATACATCTGGTATTATACAAAATACTGGAGATACATCTTTAATTGAGTTAAGAGTAGGAACTAATCAAAAGAGCATTCGTTTTGAGATATGGATATCAAGACCAGATAAGGTTTCACTCTCTATAACATCTCCAACTGGAGAAGTCATTCAAAGAATTGTGCCTAAGATTAAAGAAAAGACAGAAATTAGTTTTATATATGAAAGAACAAAGATGACAGTAGAATATTCTATACCAGAAGAGATTACAGGAGATGAGAGAATTACTATTTTTGCAACAAACTTGAAAGAAGGTATATGGCAATTTAAACTTATTGGAGATTTAATAGTGGTTGGGAAATATAATTCATGGCTTTTGCAAAGAGAATTACTTGCACCGGAAACTAATTTTTTGAATCCAAAGGTTAATGTAACCCTAACAAGTCCAGCAACCTCTGAAGAGATTATTTCAGTAGGATATTATAATCAAAATAATAGAAGTATAGTAGCGGACTCTGGTAAAGGGTATACTACTACAAATATTATTAAACCAGAAATTGTAGCAGGAGGAATTAATCAAATCACGACAGCCGTTGGGGGAGGAACAAAGTCAATATCAGGTTCCTGTGTTGCAGGGGCAATTATTGCAGGCTGTTCAGCCCTTATTCTTCAATGGGGAATAATTGAAAAAAATGACCCATCTATGTATGCATCTAAAGTTAAGACATATCTAATTAGGGGAACAGATAAACGTCCAGGAGATGTATATCCTAATCCTAATTGGGGATATGGAATGGTAAACCTAAGAAAAAGTTTTGATAATATTAGAGCATTAGAAAATATGGCTGCAATTCCTGTAGTAGCACCAGTGAATATGCAAGAGAAAAAAACATTTAGTAAAGAGATTGAATATAATATAGGAAATCTGTTTATAAGAATACCAAAAATATTTTAG
- a CDS encoding S8 family peptidase, with product MFNIERREKVVKPEEVDQSFPWKDAYFIVVEYQGDIANSIKSIPNARVIIIDDRRAVLASTGDIYDVINKLSKIIVSVSLNALFTLCDISPLTASQADLFHTSPYLKLDGTGVIIGIIDTGIDYLNEEFMNEDGTTRIVGIFDENLRVEYTSDEINEAVNAKKQGKDPYAIVPSKDLIGHGTSIAGVAAARGVNPAVVGVAPRAMIAVVNMAQANIKLREEQGVYGNAPVYSSVSIFLGIQYLNRLSLFLNVPMIMLIPLGSNIGPRNGLTTTERYLDEVSTRKGVTCVIPTGNQGIGDNHTSGIIGSTGESSNIELKIDPNQKDIRFEIWCSKPDKISLSIVSPSGEVIDRIPPASNKVTNISFLYEGTKMSILYLLPETQTGDERILITARDIKEGIWIFKLTGDLVVVGRYDSYLNSKELLAPETKFLKPDPFITLTSPSTSRAAISVAYYDQNDNSNVAESGKGYTRDNRIKPEIAAGGINALATTIGGGTRIISGSSVAAAVVAGCAALINQWGEVEGNDPSMYSTKVKTYLIRGASKREGDTYPNQDWGYGTVDMKGVFDNIRHLVYEDRGAINEDNEFIEFYKGNLFIRIPNSSIQN from the coding sequence GTGTTTAATATAGAACGTAGAGAGAAGGTAGTTAAGCCAGAAGAAGTTGATCAAAGTTTTCCTTGGAAGGATGCTTACTTTATTGTAGTTGAATATCAAGGAGATATAGCAAATAGTATTAAAAGCATTCCCAATGCTAGAGTAATTATAATAGATGATAGAAGAGCAGTGCTGGCATCAACTGGAGATATTTATGATGTTATAAATAAACTCTCAAAGATAATTGTGAGTGTAAGTTTAAATGCATTATTCACTCTATGTGATATTTCTCCTTTGACTGCATCCCAAGCAGATTTGTTCCATACTAGTCCTTATCTTAAGTTAGATGGAACAGGGGTAATAATAGGAATTATAGATACTGGTATAGACTACTTAAATGAAGAATTTATGAATGAAGATGGTACAACAAGAATAGTAGGAATTTTTGACGAAAATCTAAGGGTAGAGTATACCAGTGACGAAATAAATGAAGCGGTCAATGCAAAAAAACAAGGAAAAGACCCTTACGCGATAGTTCCAAGTAAAGACCTTATAGGTCATGGGACAAGTATTGCAGGAGTTGCGGCAGCAAGAGGTGTAAATCCAGCTGTAGTAGGCGTAGCTCCAAGAGCAATGATAGCTGTTGTAAACATGGCACAAGCAAATATAAAGCTGAGAGAAGAGCAAGGAGTGTATGGGAATGCTCCCGTATATTCAAGTGTATCAATATTTTTAGGAATACAGTATCTTAATCGATTATCACTTTTCCTTAATGTACCAATGATAATGCTTATACCTCTAGGATCAAATATAGGACCAAGAAATGGATTAACAACCACAGAGAGATATTTAGATGAAGTATCTACAAGAAAAGGTGTTACATGTGTAATACCAACTGGAAACCAAGGAATTGGTGATAATCATACCTCTGGAATAATAGGAAGTACGGGAGAAAGTTCTAATATTGAACTTAAAATTGATCCAAATCAGAAAGATATAAGATTCGAGATTTGGTGCTCTAAGCCTGACAAGATATCACTTTCAATTGTTTCTCCTTCTGGAGAAGTTATTGATAGAATTCCACCTGCATCAAATAAAGTAACTAATATATCCTTTTTATATGAAGGAACAAAAATGTCAATTTTGTACTTGCTACCTGAAACTCAAACTGGAGATGAGAGAATTCTTATCACTGCAAGAGATATAAAAGAAGGAATTTGGATATTTAAGCTTACAGGGGACTTAGTTGTGGTAGGCAGATATGATTCTTATTTGAATTCAAAAGAATTACTGGCACCTGAAACAAAATTCTTAAAACCAGATCCATTTATAACCTTAACCTCTCCATCAACTTCAAGAGCAGCAATTTCAGTTGCATATTATGATCAAAATGACAATTCCAATGTAGCGGAATCGGGAAAAGGGTACACAAGGGATAATAGAATAAAACCAGAAATAGCAGCTGGAGGCATCAATGCATTAGCAACTACTATAGGAGGAGGTACTAGAATAATTAGTGGTTCAAGTGTGGCAGCAGCTGTTGTTGCAGGATGTGCTGCACTTATAAATCAATGGGGAGAAGTTGAAGGAAATGACCCTTCTATGTATTCTACGAAAGTTAAAACTTATTTAATTAGAGGAGCTAGCAAAAGAGAGGGTGACACATACCCTAATCAGGACTGGGGATATGGAACTGTTGATATGAAAGGTGTTTTTGATAATATTAGGCATTTAGTTTATGAAGACAGAGGAGCAATAAATGAAGATAATGAATTCATAGAATTTTATAAAGGAAATTTATTTATTCGCATACCAAATAGTAGTATTCAAAACTAA